The proteins below come from a single Aegilops tauschii subsp. strangulata cultivar AL8/78 chromosome 6, Aet v6.0, whole genome shotgun sequence genomic window:
- the LOC109754606 gene encoding GDSL esterase/lipase At4g26790 codes for MASGHFQVEAALLMLPLVMLVLNSGGGSAAGAVVPAVIVFGDSTVDTGNNNQIGTTLRSDFPPYGRDMPGGARATGRFGNGRLPPDFISEALGLPPLVPAYLDPAYGIGDFARGVCFASAGTGVDNATAGVLSVIPLWKEVEYYKEYQLRLRAYAGAERARAIVRGALHVVSIGTNDFLENYYMLGTGRFAEYTVAEFSDFLVAGARRFLSEIHRLGARRVTFAGLAAIGCLPLERAENMIHGGGCIEEYNRVAREYNAKVEAMLGGLRAELPDLRLAYVPVYDTMLDLVTNPAKFGLENVEEGCCATGRFEMGFMCNDEAPMTCADADKFLFWDAFHPTQKVNRIMANHTIDICYQQGLL; via the exons ATGGCGTCCGGCCATTTCCAAGTGGAAGCGGCGCTGCTGATGCTTCCGCTGGTAATGCTGGTGCTCAACTCGGGCGGCGGCAGCGCTGCTGGTGCAGTGGTGCCGGCGGTGATCGTGTTCGGCGACTCGACGGTGGACACGGGCAACAACAACCAGATCGGCACGACGCTGCGGTCTGACTTCCCGCCCTACGGCCGCGACATGCCGGGCGGTGCCCGCGCCACGGGGCGGTTCGGCAACGGGCGGCTGCCTCCGGACTTCATCTCCGAGGCGCTGGGCCTGCCGCCGCTCGTCCCGGCGTACCTCGACCCGGCCTACGGCATCGGCGACTTCGCGCGCGGCGTCTGCTTCGCCTCCGCCGGCACCGGCGTCGACAACGCCACCGCCGGCGTCCTG TCAGTGATCCCGCTGTGGAAGGAGGTGGAGTACTACAAGGAGTACCAGCTCCGGCTGCGCGCGTACGCCGGCGCCGAGCGCGCCCGCGCCATCGTCCGCGGCGCGCTCCACGTCGTCAGCATCGGCACCAACGACTTCCTCGAGAACTACTACATGCTCGGCACGGGCCGCTTCGCCGAGTACACGGTGGCCGAGTTCTCCGACTTCCTCGTCGCCGGCGCGCGCCGTTTCCTGTCGGAGATCCATCGCCTCGGCGCGCGCCGCGTCACCTTCGCGGGGCTCGCCGCCATTGGCTGCCTCCCGCTGGAGCGCGCCGAGAACATGATCCATGGCGGCGGCTGCATCGAGGAGTACAACCGGGTGGCCAGGGAGTACAACGCCAAGGTGGAGGCCATGCTGGGGGGGCTCCGCGCCGAGCTCCCGGACCTCAGGCTCGCCTACGTGCCCGTCTACGACACCATGCTCGACCTCGTCACCAACCCGGCCAAGTTCGGGCTGGAGAACGTGGAGGAAGGGTGCTGCGCCACGGGGAGGTTCGAGATGGGGTTCATGTGCAACGACGAGGCTCCCATGACCTGCGCTGACGCCGACAAGTTCCTCTTCTGGGACGCATTCCACCCCACGCAGAAGGTGAACCGGATCATGGCCAACCACACGATCGACATCTGCTACCAGCAAGGCCTCCTATGA